A window from Salvia miltiorrhiza cultivar Shanhuang (shh) chromosome 2, IMPLAD_Smil_shh, whole genome shotgun sequence encodes these proteins:
- the LOC131009241 gene encoding reticulon-like protein B17 isoform X3, with product MDSTPISQPSERRTKSASRLSKLRHYSGGGAIPQLSLEIVPSSPKISTPSPSPASTISPPPPYTLQLQELLALSPSPLKRSKTAAAAGDDSPLEVRKRCKSRASASGCGVSPRSGRRSRRRLDQDEREIAAGDEVLAKPRKKRQSRKEKLISSSSSQIVPSNKAIDSESYNLDEIGAIINDLVMWKDVSKSSLWFGFGTLCFLSSCFTKGVNFSIFSFLSQVGFLFLGISFMSNSVRQREGAETTKRDFKLKEDDILRIGRLILPAANLVISKTREIFSGEPAMTLKVVPFLLVGAEYGHLITLWRLCALGFFVSFTAPKLCSAYSLQLSKKVEYVKNWAMGVWGSCTHKKIVAASAVTAFWNLTSIRTRVFAVFLCLVVFRYRRQHAADEKRDAAANDAKAAAEEKQEKQEEEKAIVAVEIESKK from the exons ATGGATTCAACGCCGATCTCTCAGCCGTCGGAGCGCCGCACCAAATCCGCCTCGCGGCTGTCGAAGCTCCGCCACTACAGCGGCGGGGGAGCCATCCCTCAGCTCTCCCTCGAAATCGTCCCTTCGTCGCCCAAAATCTCGACTCCGTCGCCGTCGCCGGCATCGACTATCTCTCCCCCACCGCCTTACACTCTGCAGCTGCAGGAGCTTCTCGCGCTCTCCCCCTCGCCTCTCAAGAGATCGaaaaccgccgccgccgcgggcGACGATTCCCCCCTCGAGGTCAGGAAGAGGTGCAAGAGCAGGGCCTCCGCGTCCGGATGCGGCGTCTCGCCGCGGAGCGGCCGGAGATCGAGGCGGAGGCTGGATCAAGACGAGAGGGAGATCGCCGCAGGTGATGAAGTATTGGCCAAGCCGAGGAAGAAGAGGCAATCTAGAAAGGAGAAATTgatttcttcctcttcttctcaaATAGTCCCCTCAAACA AAGCAATTGATAGTGAGAGCTACAATCTCGATGAAATCGGTGCGATCATAAACGATTTGGTTATGTGGAAAGATGTCTCGAAATCAAGCCTCTGGTTCGGCTTCGGCACGCTCTGTTTCTTGTCTTCTTGTTTCACAAAGGGCGTCAACTTTAG CATTTTCTCATTCCTATCTCAAGTGGGGTTTCTGTTCTTGGGAATTTCATTCATGTCCAACTCCGTGAGGCAAAG GGAGGGGGCGGAGACGACGAAGCGCGACTTCAAGTTGAAAGAAGATGATATTTTGAGAATTGGGAGATTAATACTTCCAGCTGCAAATCTTGTGATCTCGAAAACCAGAGAGATTTTTTCAGGAGAGCCAGCCATGACCCTTAAA GTAGTTCCATTCTTGCTTGTGGGAGCAGAGTATGGCCATCTTATTACCCTATGGAGATTGTGTGCTCTTG GATTTTTTGTTAGCTTCACCGCCCCGAAATTATGCTCCGCTTACTCTCTTCAATTATCCAAGAAAG TTGAATATGTGAAAAATTGGGCAATGGGTGTGTGGGGAAGCTGCACGCACAAGAAGATCGTGGCGGCGTCGGCGGTGACGGCCTTCTGGAATCTAACATCCATCAGAACTCGAGTATTTGCTG TATTCTTGTGTCTTGTGGTATTCAGATATCGCAGACAGCATGCAGCCGACGAGAAACGGGATGCTGCGGCCAACGACGCAAAGGCAGCGGCCGAGGAGAAACAGGAAAAGCAGGAAGAGGAGAAGGCAATAGTTGCAGTAGAAATTGAATCCAAGAAGTGA
- the LOC131009241 gene encoding reticulon-like protein B17 isoform X2, producing MDSTPISQPSERRTKSASRLSKLRHYSGGGAIPQLSLEIVPSSPKISTPSPSPASTISPPPPYTLQLQELLALSPSPLKRSKTAAAAGDDSPLEVRKRCKSRASASGCGVSPRSGRRSRRRLDQDEREIAAGDEVLAKPRKKRQSRKEKLISSSSSQIVPSNTIDSESYNLDEIGAIINDLVMWKDVSKSSLWFGFGTLCFLSSCFTKGVNFSIFSFLSQVGFLFLGISFMSNSVRQRLYREGAETTKRDFKLKEDDILRIGRLILPAANLVISKTREIFSGEPAMTLKVVPFLLVGAEYGHLITLWRLCALGFFVSFTAPKLCSAYSLQLSKKVEYVKNWAMGVWGSCTHKKIVAASAVTAFWNLTSIRTRVFAVFLCLVVFRYRRQHAADEKRDAAANDAKAAAEEKQEKQEEEKAIVAVEIESKK from the exons ATGGATTCAACGCCGATCTCTCAGCCGTCGGAGCGCCGCACCAAATCCGCCTCGCGGCTGTCGAAGCTCCGCCACTACAGCGGCGGGGGAGCCATCCCTCAGCTCTCCCTCGAAATCGTCCCTTCGTCGCCCAAAATCTCGACTCCGTCGCCGTCGCCGGCATCGACTATCTCTCCCCCACCGCCTTACACTCTGCAGCTGCAGGAGCTTCTCGCGCTCTCCCCCTCGCCTCTCAAGAGATCGaaaaccgccgccgccgcgggcGACGATTCCCCCCTCGAGGTCAGGAAGAGGTGCAAGAGCAGGGCCTCCGCGTCCGGATGCGGCGTCTCGCCGCGGAGCGGCCGGAGATCGAGGCGGAGGCTGGATCAAGACGAGAGGGAGATCGCCGCAGGTGATGAAGTATTGGCCAAGCCGAGGAAGAAGAGGCAATCTAGAAAGGAGAAATTgatttcttcctcttcttctcaaATAGTCCCCTCAAACA CAATTGATAGTGAGAGCTACAATCTCGATGAAATCGGTGCGATCATAAACGATTTGGTTATGTGGAAAGATGTCTCGAAATCAAGCCTCTGGTTCGGCTTCGGCACGCTCTGTTTCTTGTCTTCTTGTTTCACAAAGGGCGTCAACTTTAG CATTTTCTCATTCCTATCTCAAGTGGGGTTTCTGTTCTTGGGAATTTCATTCATGTCCAACTCCGTGAGGCAAAG ACTATACAGGGAGGGGGCGGAGACGACGAAGCGCGACTTCAAGTTGAAAGAAGATGATATTTTGAGAATTGGGAGATTAATACTTCCAGCTGCAAATCTTGTGATCTCGAAAACCAGAGAGATTTTTTCAGGAGAGCCAGCCATGACCCTTAAA GTAGTTCCATTCTTGCTTGTGGGAGCAGAGTATGGCCATCTTATTACCCTATGGAGATTGTGTGCTCTTG GATTTTTTGTTAGCTTCACCGCCCCGAAATTATGCTCCGCTTACTCTCTTCAATTATCCAAGAAAG TTGAATATGTGAAAAATTGGGCAATGGGTGTGTGGGGAAGCTGCACGCACAAGAAGATCGTGGCGGCGTCGGCGGTGACGGCCTTCTGGAATCTAACATCCATCAGAACTCGAGTATTTGCTG TATTCTTGTGTCTTGTGGTATTCAGATATCGCAGACAGCATGCAGCCGACGAGAAACGGGATGCTGCGGCCAACGACGCAAAGGCAGCGGCCGAGGAGAAACAGGAAAAGCAGGAAGAGGAGAAGGCAATAGTTGCAGTAGAAATTGAATCCAAGAAGTGA
- the LOC131009241 gene encoding reticulon-like protein B17 isoform X1 — MDSTPISQPSERRTKSASRLSKLRHYSGGGAIPQLSLEIVPSSPKISTPSPSPASTISPPPPYTLQLQELLALSPSPLKRSKTAAAAGDDSPLEVRKRCKSRASASGCGVSPRSGRRSRRRLDQDEREIAAGDEVLAKPRKKRQSRKEKLISSSSSQIVPSNKAIDSESYNLDEIGAIINDLVMWKDVSKSSLWFGFGTLCFLSSCFTKGVNFSIFSFLSQVGFLFLGISFMSNSVRQRLYREGAETTKRDFKLKEDDILRIGRLILPAANLVISKTREIFSGEPAMTLKVVPFLLVGAEYGHLITLWRLCALGFFVSFTAPKLCSAYSLQLSKKVEYVKNWAMGVWGSCTHKKIVAASAVTAFWNLTSIRTRVFAVFLCLVVFRYRRQHAADEKRDAAANDAKAAAEEKQEKQEEEKAIVAVEIESKK; from the exons ATGGATTCAACGCCGATCTCTCAGCCGTCGGAGCGCCGCACCAAATCCGCCTCGCGGCTGTCGAAGCTCCGCCACTACAGCGGCGGGGGAGCCATCCCTCAGCTCTCCCTCGAAATCGTCCCTTCGTCGCCCAAAATCTCGACTCCGTCGCCGTCGCCGGCATCGACTATCTCTCCCCCACCGCCTTACACTCTGCAGCTGCAGGAGCTTCTCGCGCTCTCCCCCTCGCCTCTCAAGAGATCGaaaaccgccgccgccgcgggcGACGATTCCCCCCTCGAGGTCAGGAAGAGGTGCAAGAGCAGGGCCTCCGCGTCCGGATGCGGCGTCTCGCCGCGGAGCGGCCGGAGATCGAGGCGGAGGCTGGATCAAGACGAGAGGGAGATCGCCGCAGGTGATGAAGTATTGGCCAAGCCGAGGAAGAAGAGGCAATCTAGAAAGGAGAAATTgatttcttcctcttcttctcaaATAGTCCCCTCAAACA AAGCAATTGATAGTGAGAGCTACAATCTCGATGAAATCGGTGCGATCATAAACGATTTGGTTATGTGGAAAGATGTCTCGAAATCAAGCCTCTGGTTCGGCTTCGGCACGCTCTGTTTCTTGTCTTCTTGTTTCACAAAGGGCGTCAACTTTAG CATTTTCTCATTCCTATCTCAAGTGGGGTTTCTGTTCTTGGGAATTTCATTCATGTCCAACTCCGTGAGGCAAAG ACTATACAGGGAGGGGGCGGAGACGACGAAGCGCGACTTCAAGTTGAAAGAAGATGATATTTTGAGAATTGGGAGATTAATACTTCCAGCTGCAAATCTTGTGATCTCGAAAACCAGAGAGATTTTTTCAGGAGAGCCAGCCATGACCCTTAAA GTAGTTCCATTCTTGCTTGTGGGAGCAGAGTATGGCCATCTTATTACCCTATGGAGATTGTGTGCTCTTG GATTTTTTGTTAGCTTCACCGCCCCGAAATTATGCTCCGCTTACTCTCTTCAATTATCCAAGAAAG TTGAATATGTGAAAAATTGGGCAATGGGTGTGTGGGGAAGCTGCACGCACAAGAAGATCGTGGCGGCGTCGGCGGTGACGGCCTTCTGGAATCTAACATCCATCAGAACTCGAGTATTTGCTG TATTCTTGTGTCTTGTGGTATTCAGATATCGCAGACAGCATGCAGCCGACGAGAAACGGGATGCTGCGGCCAACGACGCAAAGGCAGCGGCCGAGGAGAAACAGGAAAAGCAGGAAGAGGAGAAGGCAATAGTTGCAGTAGAAATTGAATCCAAGAAGTGA
- the LOC131009241 gene encoding reticulon-like protein B17 isoform X4, with the protein MDSTPISQPSERRTKSASRLSKLRHYSGGGAIPQLSLEIVPSSPKISTPSPSPASTISPPPPYTLQLQELLALSPSPLKRSKTAAAAGDDSPLEVRKRCKSRASASGCGVSPRSGRRSRRRLDQDEREIAAGDEVLAKPRKKRQSRKEKLISSSSSQIVPSNTIDSESYNLDEIGAIINDLVMWKDVSKSSLWFGFGTLCFLSSCFTKGVNFSIFSFLSQVGFLFLGISFMSNSVRQREGAETTKRDFKLKEDDILRIGRLILPAANLVISKTREIFSGEPAMTLKVVPFLLVGAEYGHLITLWRLCALGFFVSFTAPKLCSAYSLQLSKKVEYVKNWAMGVWGSCTHKKIVAASAVTAFWNLTSIRTRVFAVFLCLVVFRYRRQHAADEKRDAAANDAKAAAEEKQEKQEEEKAIVAVEIESKK; encoded by the exons ATGGATTCAACGCCGATCTCTCAGCCGTCGGAGCGCCGCACCAAATCCGCCTCGCGGCTGTCGAAGCTCCGCCACTACAGCGGCGGGGGAGCCATCCCTCAGCTCTCCCTCGAAATCGTCCCTTCGTCGCCCAAAATCTCGACTCCGTCGCCGTCGCCGGCATCGACTATCTCTCCCCCACCGCCTTACACTCTGCAGCTGCAGGAGCTTCTCGCGCTCTCCCCCTCGCCTCTCAAGAGATCGaaaaccgccgccgccgcgggcGACGATTCCCCCCTCGAGGTCAGGAAGAGGTGCAAGAGCAGGGCCTCCGCGTCCGGATGCGGCGTCTCGCCGCGGAGCGGCCGGAGATCGAGGCGGAGGCTGGATCAAGACGAGAGGGAGATCGCCGCAGGTGATGAAGTATTGGCCAAGCCGAGGAAGAAGAGGCAATCTAGAAAGGAGAAATTgatttcttcctcttcttctcaaATAGTCCCCTCAAACA CAATTGATAGTGAGAGCTACAATCTCGATGAAATCGGTGCGATCATAAACGATTTGGTTATGTGGAAAGATGTCTCGAAATCAAGCCTCTGGTTCGGCTTCGGCACGCTCTGTTTCTTGTCTTCTTGTTTCACAAAGGGCGTCAACTTTAG CATTTTCTCATTCCTATCTCAAGTGGGGTTTCTGTTCTTGGGAATTTCATTCATGTCCAACTCCGTGAGGCAAAG GGAGGGGGCGGAGACGACGAAGCGCGACTTCAAGTTGAAAGAAGATGATATTTTGAGAATTGGGAGATTAATACTTCCAGCTGCAAATCTTGTGATCTCGAAAACCAGAGAGATTTTTTCAGGAGAGCCAGCCATGACCCTTAAA GTAGTTCCATTCTTGCTTGTGGGAGCAGAGTATGGCCATCTTATTACCCTATGGAGATTGTGTGCTCTTG GATTTTTTGTTAGCTTCACCGCCCCGAAATTATGCTCCGCTTACTCTCTTCAATTATCCAAGAAAG TTGAATATGTGAAAAATTGGGCAATGGGTGTGTGGGGAAGCTGCACGCACAAGAAGATCGTGGCGGCGTCGGCGGTGACGGCCTTCTGGAATCTAACATCCATCAGAACTCGAGTATTTGCTG TATTCTTGTGTCTTGTGGTATTCAGATATCGCAGACAGCATGCAGCCGACGAGAAACGGGATGCTGCGGCCAACGACGCAAAGGCAGCGGCCGAGGAGAAACAGGAAAAGCAGGAAGAGGAGAAGGCAATAGTTGCAGTAGAAATTGAATCCAAGAAGTGA
- the LOC131009242 gene encoding nicotianamine aminotransferase 1-like has translation MEQKMAAWGFNKQKRTVTIRDFLEIIKRNLKENDERGVIHLGHGDPSPYPSFKTTPAAEEALLNALRSTHFNGYPPAAGLSAARGAVAEHLSKDLPYKLSGDDVFLTAGANHAIEVVLTVLARPGANILFPRPGYPLYEARAAFSNLEVRHFNLLPERGWEVDLDGVEALADDKTIAMVVVNPGNPCGNVFTFKHMLEIAQTAKRLGILLISDEVYNHIVFGSNKFLPMGILGEGTPVVTLGSMSKRWLIPGWRLGWIAASDPNGVLKKSGIIESIENYLCITADPATLIQGAVPEILEKSTDAFFSRTNETLRESADACYATISEIPSLSCPHKPEGAMSTMIEINPLLLEDVKDDVDFALKLAREESVVIMPGSVLGLKNWLRLSFSVEPATLRDGLERIRAFCSRHSNTYKDESRIEKICFIKSYA, from the exons atggagcagAAAATGGCAGCGTGGGGTTTCAATAAGCAGAAACGCACGGTGACAATTAGAGATTTTCTTGAAATAATAAAGCGGAATCTGAAGGAGAATGATGAAAGGGGTGTGATCCATCTGGGCCATGGCGATCCCTCTCCTTATCCCAGTTTCAAAACAACTCCAGCTGCGGAGGAAGCCCTTCTCAATGCCCTTCGCTCCACTCACTTCAATGGCTACCCCCCTGCTGCCGGTCTTTCTGCCGCAAGAGG GGCAGTTGCAGAGCATCTGAGCAAAGACCTTCCTTACAAGTTGTCGGGAGACGATGTTTTCCTAACCGCAGGTGCCAATCACGCGATAGAGGTCGTGCTAACGGTCCTGGCCCGCCCGGGTGCCAACATACTGTTCCCTAGACCAGGCTATCCACTATATGAAGCGCGCGCTGCATTTAGCAATCTTGAGGTCCGTCATTTCAACCTCCTGCCCGAGAGAGGTTGGGAGGTCGATCTTGATGGCGTGGAGGCTCTTGCAGATGACAAGACCATCGCCATGGTTGTAGTCAACCCGGGAAATCCATGTGGAAATGTTTTCACATTTAAGCATATGCTAGAG ATTGCACAGACTGCAAAGAGGTTGGGGATTTTGTTGATCTCGGACGAAGTTTACAACCACATTGTTTTTGGGAGCAACAAGTTTCTGCCTATGGGGATTTTGGGAGAAGGCACTCCTGTGGTCACTCTGGGATCAATGTCGAAGAGATGGCTCATTCCTGGCTGGCGCCTCGGCTGGATTGCTGCTTCTGATCCCAACGGAGTCCTTAAGAAATCCGGG ATCATTGAGTCCATCGAGAACTATCTCTGCATCACAGCTGATCCTGCAACTCTCATCCAG GGTGCTGTTCCTGAAATCCTCGAGAAATCAACAGACGCGTTCTTTTCAAGAACCAACGAGACTCTTAGAGAATCTGCAGATGCATGCTATGCTACAATCAGTGAGATCCCTTCACTTTCTTGCCCACACAAACCCGAAGGCGCTATGTCTACAATG ATCGAGATCAATCCCTTGTTGTTGGAAGATGTGAAAGATGACGTGGACTTCGCCTTGAAGCTTGCTAGAGAGGAATCAGTTGTGATCATGCCAG GATCGGTCCTGGGGCTGAAGAACTGGCTGCGCCTCAGCTTCTCAGTGGAGCCGGCTACTCTGAGAGACGGGCTCGAGAGAATAAGGGCATTTTGTTCGCGGCATTCCAACACCTACAAGGATGAATCTCGAATCGAAAAGATCTGCTTCATCAAATCGTATGCATGA
- the LOC131009249 gene encoding probable aminotransferase TAT2, with protein MESSLKNEKEGRVSVTNRDLIKKISENLNKNDARSVINLGNGDPTPYPSFQTTLVAEEALLNSLHSNSFNGYPPPFGLPAARRAIAKHLSGDLPHVLLEEDVFITSGASQAIELLLTVLARPGGNILLPRPVFPLYKARAELVGLEVREFDLLPYRDWEADLDAVEALADDETIAMVVINPGYPTGNLFTLDHMQKIAETAQRKGIIVIADEVYRHIVFGNQEFIPMGIFGSLTPVLTVGSLSKRWLIPGWRLGWIAASDPNRLLNKSGIIESIQKYLCMTSSPATLIQGAVAEIVERTPTDFFDKTVKTIRESAEKCYKLINEIPCITCPTKPQGCMFLMMKLKVDMLEGIEDELDFCCKLAKEESVILLPGIGVGLKNWMRVTFAIEPSYIDDAFGRIKAFYLRHAKKTL; from the exons atggagagcAGTTTGAAGAATGAGAAAGAGGGTAGGGTGAGTGTGACAAATAGAGATCTGATAAAGAAAATAAGTGAAAATCTCAACAAAAACGATGCTAGATCAGTTATCAATCTTGGAAATGGAGATCCAACTCCATATCCAAGTTTCCAAACAACCCTCGTTGCAGAAGAAGCCCTTCTCAACTCCCTTCACTCCAACTCCTTCAATGGCTACCCTCCTCCTTTTGGTCTTCCTGCAGCTAggag GGCAATTGCGAAGCATTTGAGTGGCGATCTTCCACACGTGTTGTTGGAGGAGGATGTGTTCATAACCTCGGGGGCGAGCCAGGCGATCGAGCTCCTGCTCACGGTCCTGGCTCGCCCCGGCGGCAACATCCTGCTCCCTCGGCCCGTGTTTCCCCTGTACAAGGCGCGGGCGGAGCTGGTGGGGTTGGAGGTCCGCGAATTCGACCTCCTTCCATATAGAGATTGGGAGGCCGATCTCGATGCCGTCGAGGCTTTGGCCGACGATGAGACTATTGCTATGGTGGTCATCAACCCTGGATATCCTACTGGGAATCTTTTTACTTTGGACCATATGCAAAAG ATTGCGGAAACTGCGCAAAGGAAGGGGATTATTGTGATTGCAGATGAAGTTTATAGACACATTGTTTTTGGAAATCAAGAATTCATACCAATGGGGATTTTTGGATCTCTAACTCCTGTCCTTACCGTTGGATCACTCTCCAAGCGATGGCTCATTCCCGGTTGGCGCCTCGGTTGGATCGCTGCTTCCGATCCCAACCGGCTCCTTAATAAATCGGGG aTCATTGAGTCCATTCAGAAATATCTCTGCATGACATCTAGTCCCGCAACCCTAATCCAG GGTGCGGTGGCGGAGATTGTTGAGCGCACCCCAACCGATTTCTTCGACAAGACTGTTAAAACGATTAGAGAATCTGCAGAGAAATGCTACAAACTTATCAATGAAATCCCATGCATCACTTGCCCCACCAAACCTCAAGGATGCATGTTTCTCATg ATGAAATTGAAGGTGGATATGTTGGAAGGGATTGAGGATGAATTGGACTTTTGCTGCAAACTGGCTAAGGAGGAATCCGTCATACTTCTTCCAG GGATTGGCGTAGGGCTGAAGAATTGGATGCGAGTAACATTTGCCATTGAGCCATCATACATCGATGATGCATTTGGAAGAATAAAGGCTTTCTATTTGAGGCACGCCAAGAAAACACTTTAA